The following are from one region of the Equus przewalskii isolate Varuska chromosome 21, EquPr2, whole genome shotgun sequence genome:
- the PRND gene encoding prion-like protein doppel, whose protein sequence is MRKHLGGCCLAIVCVLLFSQLPAVKARGTKHRIKWNRKALPSTAKVTEARVEEIRPGAFIRQGRKLNINFGAEGNRYYEANYWQFPDEIHYNGCSEANVTKEKFVISCINATQEANQEELSQEKQDDKLYQRILWRLISELCSVKHCDFGLESGTGLRVTMDQPVLLCLLVFIWFIVK, encoded by the coding sequence ATGAGGAAGCATCTGGGTGGATGCTGCTTGGCCATTGTCTGTGTCCTGCTCTTCAGCCAGCTCCCTGCAGTCAAGGCGAGAGGCACAAAGCACAGAATCAAATGGAACCGGAAGGCCTTGCCGAGTACAGCCAAGGTCACGGAGGCCCGAGTGGAGGAGATCCGCCCAGGGGCCTTCATCAGGCAGGGCCGAAAGCTCAATATCAATTTCGGAGCTGAGGGCAACAGGTACTACGAGGCCAACTACTGGCAGTTCCCTGACGAGATCCACTACAACGGCTGCTCCGAGGCCAACGTGACCAAGGAGAAGTTTGTCATCAGCTGCATCAACGCCACCCAGGAGGCGAACCAGGAGGAGCTGTCCCAGGAGAAGCAGGACGACAAGCTTTACCAACGCATCCTGTGGCGGCTGATCTCGGAGCTCTGCTCCGTCAAGCACTGCGATTTTGGGTTGGAAAGCGGAACGGGACTGCGGGTCACCATGGACCAGCCTGTGTTGCTCTGCCTGCTGGTTTTCATTTGGTTTATCGTGAAATAA